One Streptomyces umbrinus genomic window, GGCCGGTCGCGTGGTCCGGGAGCGGGGCGACGGCGACCGGGTGGGCGCCGTTGGCGTCGACCAGGCAGGGCACCTCGATGACGGCGTCCGTGTCGAGCACCGAGAGGGTGCCTTGGTTGCGGACGTTGAGGATCAGCGTGGTGCGCTCGTCGCGGGCGATGGCCCGCATCAGGGCCAGCGCCACCTTCTCGTAGCCGCCGGAGAGGTCGTCGGCGTCACGCTCGCCCGCGCCGGCCGTCTCCCGGTTCTCCGACATGTACGTGGCCTCGCGCTCGGCGCGCGTACGGTCCCAGGCGGTGAGCGCGGCGGCGTCCGGGCGCTTCATCTCCTCGTAGAAGTGCTCCTGCTGGTCGCGGAGGAACGCGCCGCGGGTCTTCTCGGCCTCGCTGTAGGCGCGGACCGCTTCCCGGTTGAAGTAGTAGTAGTGCAGGTACTCGTTCGGGATCGCGCCGAGCGACTGGAGCCACTCGGTGCCGAAGAGCTTGCCCTCCTCGAAGGACCCGAGGAGGTCCGGGTCGGCGAGCAGCCGCGGGAGTTCGTCGCGTCCGGCGACGTGCAGGCCGCGGACCCAGCCGAGGTGGTTGAGGCCGACGTAGTCGATCCAGGCCTCGCGCGGGTTGGCGCCGAGCACCCGGGCGATCCGGCGGCCGAGGCCGACCGGCGAGTCGCAGATGCCGATGACGCGGTCGCCGAGGTGGCGGGACATGGCCTCGGTGACCAGGCCCGCCGGGTTGGTGAAGTTGATGAGCCAGGCGTCGGGCGCGAGCCGGGCCACACGCCGGGCGATGTCCACGGCGACGGGCACCGTGCGCAGCCCGTACGCGATGCCGCCGGCACCGACCGTCTCCTGGCCGAGGACGCCCTGGTCGAGGGCGACCCGCTCGTCGGCCGCACGGCCTTCGAGGCCGCCGACGCGGATCGCGGAGAAGATGAAGTCGGCGCCGCGCAGCGCTTCGTCGAGATCGGTGGTGGCGGTCACGGTCGGAGCGTCGGGGACGTCCGCCGCCTGCTCGGCGAGGACGCGGGCGACGGCGGAGAGCCGTCCCGCGTCCAGGTCGTGCAGCACGACGTCGGTGACGCGGCCCTCGCCGCGGTCCCCGAGGAGCGCCCCGTACACGAGCGGCACACGGAACCCGCCGCCGCCCAGAATCGTCAGCTTCACGCAACTGCCCTTTCGATGTTCGTCGAGGACCTTGAGCTCCTCGATGTCCGCGAACCGGCGCGCACGCCGTTCACGTCAGCACCACGCGCACACCCGCCTCCTCAAGGGCCGACCGCGTCCCGGCGTCCGCCGGTCCGTTGGTCACCACCACGTCCAGTTCCTCGGGCCCGCAGACCTTGGCCATGCCCGTACCCGGGAATTTGGCGCGGTCGGCGAGCAGGACGACCCGCTCGGCCGCCTTGATCATGGCCCGCTTGACCGGCACCTCGACGACCGTCGTGTCCATCACCTGCCCGCCGGGGCGCACTCCACTGGTGCCGAGGAAGAGCCAGTCCGCGTGCAGCTGACGCAGGTTGTCCTCGGTGAGGAAGCCGACCAGTGAGCGGTACTCGCGGCGGACCATGCCGCCGAGCAGCACCAGTTCGATGCCCTCGTCGTCCACCAGCTCCTCGTAGACCACGAGGTTGCTGGTGATCACGGTGATCCGGCGGCCGTGCAGCTGCCGGGCCAGCCGGTACGCGGTGGTGCCGATGTCGAGCAGGACCGACTGGCCGTCCTCGACCATCGCGGCGGCGCGTTCGGCTATGGCGTCCTTCTCGGCCACGCGCACCTCGGCGACCTCGGCGAAGGGCTGGTCGCCCTCCTCGGCGACCGCCCCGCCGTGCACGCGGGTGAGCAGCCCCTCCTCCTCCAGTTTGAGCAGGTCACGCCGGACTGTGGCGGGGCTCACACCCAGCTGCTCCGAGAGGTCGGTGACGGCTGCGGGGCCCCCGTTTCGCAGGGCCCGCAGGATGAGTTGATGTCGTCGCTCTGCCAGCACGCGCTGAACAGTACTCGTCATTCGCAATCATTTCCATGCTCAGTTCTGCTCGACTCTTGCCAAATCGGCCTGAGGCGCGCACGATCCTGTCCACCGAAACACGATCCCGTGCATCGAAAGTGAAGAGTTTTGACGAGAGGATGCGCTCGTGGGTGACGAACAGCCCGACGCGCGGCCCGATGTGCTGCTGACCGGGCTGCTCTTCTACGACCTCGTCCTGACCGGTCTGGGCAAGCCACCGACCCCCGGCGAGGAGATCTGGACCGACGGGATGGGCACGAGCCCGGGCGGGATAGCGAACCTGGCCGTGGCCGCGGCCCGCTACGGCCTGAGGACGTCCCTGGCCACGGTGTTCGGCGACGACTACTACGGCGCCCACTGCCGTGAGGTCCTCGCGGAGCAGGAGCACATCGACCTCTCGCTCTCCCGTACCGCGGACGGCTGGCACACCCCGGTCACCGTCTCGATCGCGTACGGACACGACCGCGCCCTGGTCACCCACGGCCAGGAACCCCCGTACTCGCAGGATGCGCTGATGGGCGACCCGCCCGCCGCGCGCACCGCCCTCGTGCACATCGAGGCCGAACCCCGCGAGTGGCTCGCCAAAGCGGCGGCGAACGGTACGAAGATCTTCGCGGACGTCGGCTGGGATCCCACCCAGCAGTGGTCCTCGGCCCTCCTCGACCAGCTCGCCCTGTGCCACGCCTTCGTCCCGAACGACACCGAGGCGATGGCGTACACCCGCACCGACACCGCGGCCGACGCGCTCTCCAAGCTTTCCGAGCTGGTGCCGGTGGCCGTGGTGACGCGCGGCGGCGACGGTGCGATCGCCGTCGACCAGACGACGGGCGAGTACGCCGACGTACCCGCCCTCGCCACCGAGGTGCTGGACGCGACGGGTGCCGGAGACGTCTTCGGCGCGAGTTTCGTCGCGGCCTCCCTCGAAGGCTGGCCCCTGGAAGAGCGGCTGCGCTTCGCGGTGCTGGCCGCCGGACTGTCCGTACAGCGGCACGGCGGGGCTCTCGCCGCGCCGGGCTGGTACGGCGTCCACCGGTGGTGGCAGTCGGTCCGGAACACCGAGAACCCCGAAAACACCGAACTGCGGCGGGCGTACGGCTTCCTGGCCGACCGCCTGCCCGCCGACCCCGGACCGCCGGTCCCCCACGCCCCGGTGACCCCACCCGCCCCCCACGGCATTCCCGATCTCCCCTGATGCGAAGACCGAACACATCCGAAAGGCGGTGGGAGCTGTGCGGCTCTCACGAAGGGGCCTGCTCCGCGCGGGTCTGGCCGGTACGGCCGCCACGGCGCTCGGCGGCCTGGCAACCGGCTGCGCCGTCCCGACCGGCTCGACCGGCCGGAACATGGTCCTGTGGTACTGGAGCGGCGGGCTGAGCGACACCGTCGTCAAGAAGGCCAAGGCGCGCTACGACTCGTCGGTCGACCTGGACGCGATCCAGATCGGCGGCTACTACCGCTCCAAGCTGATCACCACGATGACCGGCCAGGCCCACATCCCCGACATCGCGGGGCTCAAGGGCGAGGACATGGCGTCCTACCTGCCGAACGCCGACCAGTTCATCGATCTGCGGACCCTCGGCGCCGAGAAGCTCAAGAGCCAGTACCTGGACTGGAAGTGGCAGCAGGCGGTCGCACCCGACGGCAGCCTGATCGGCTTCCCCATCGACGTGGGCCCGGTCGTGCAGTACTACCAGCCGGCGGTCTACGAGAAGGCCGGACTGGCGCACGAACCGGACGACGTCTCCTCGGAGATGAACACCTGGGACAAGTTCTTCGCGGCCGGTGAGCAGCTCAAGAAGCGCATCCCCGGCACGTACATCCTGACCGACGTCGGCAGCGTCTTCGAGATGTCGATCGGCCAGGGGACCACCCGGTTCG contains:
- a CDS encoding 6-phospho-beta-glucosidase, whose translation is MKLTILGGGGFRVPLVYGALLGDRGEGRVTDVVLHDLDAGRLSAVARVLAEQAADVPDAPTVTATTDLDEALRGADFIFSAIRVGGLEGRAADERVALDQGVLGQETVGAGGIAYGLRTVPVAVDIARRVARLAPDAWLINFTNPAGLVTEAMSRHLGDRVIGICDSPVGLGRRIARVLGANPREAWIDYVGLNHLGWVRGLHVAGRDELPRLLADPDLLGSFEEGKLFGTEWLQSLGAIPNEYLHYYYFNREAVRAYSEAEKTRGAFLRDQQEHFYEEMKRPDAAALTAWDRTRAEREATYMSENRETAGAGERDADDLSGGYEKVALALMRAIARDERTTLILNVRNQGTLSVLDTDAVIEVPCLVDANGAHPVAVAPLPDHATGLVCAVKAVEREVLAAAESRSRTTAVKAFALHPLVDSVNVARRLVDGYTGVHPGLAYLK
- a CDS encoding DeoR/GlpR family DNA-binding transcription regulator, with protein sequence MLAERRHQLILRALRNGGPAAVTDLSEQLGVSPATVRRDLLKLEEEGLLTRVHGGAVAEEGDQPFAEVAEVRVAEKDAIAERAAAMVEDGQSVLLDIGTTAYRLARQLHGRRITVITSNLVVYEELVDDEGIELVLLGGMVRREYRSLVGFLTEDNLRQLHADWLFLGTSGVRPGGQVMDTTVVEVPVKRAMIKAAERVVLLADRAKFPGTGMAKVCGPEELDVVVTNGPADAGTRSALEEAGVRVVLT
- a CDS encoding carbohydrate kinase family protein produces the protein MGDEQPDARPDVLLTGLLFYDLVLTGLGKPPTPGEEIWTDGMGTSPGGIANLAVAAARYGLRTSLATVFGDDYYGAHCREVLAEQEHIDLSLSRTADGWHTPVTVSIAYGHDRALVTHGQEPPYSQDALMGDPPAARTALVHIEAEPREWLAKAAANGTKIFADVGWDPTQQWSSALLDQLALCHAFVPNDTEAMAYTRTDTAADALSKLSELVPVAVVTRGGDGAIAVDQTTGEYADVPALATEVLDATGAGDVFGASFVAASLEGWPLEERLRFAVLAAGLSVQRHGGALAAPGWYGVHRWWQSVRNTENPENTELRRAYGFLADRLPADPGPPVPHAPVTPPAPHGIPDLP
- a CDS encoding extracellular solute-binding protein yields the protein MRLSRRGLLRAGLAGTAATALGGLATGCAVPTGSTGRNMVLWYWSGGLSDTVVKKAKARYDSSVDLDAIQIGGYYRSKLITTMTGQAHIPDIAGLKGEDMASYLPNADQFIDLRTLGAEKLKSQYLDWKWQQAVAPDGSLIGFPIDVGPVVQYYQPAVYEKAGLAHEPDDVSSEMNTWDKFFAAGEQLKKRIPGTYILTDVGSVFEMSIGQGTTRFVDRDKHFIGDGQHVRDCWDRAVEAKRRGIVSDLVTGTPDSISATEKGRLPSQLNASWAAGDLKLQYPKTKGRWRVANCPGGPSNVGGSFLAITKACREPEKAFEIITWLLNADNQAQGFVDAGLFPSTPASYDMKKLREPDPFFGDQITMDVYGPAAEKIPVAFNSPFDVALGQPIRDEIKNVGVLGKDPKKAWRDAMSKCRRIADHLGVSY